The stretch of DNA TAGTAAATGGAGTAATTAACTTAACAGTCTGTCCCAATCTAAATGACTCCAAAATTTGCTCGACAAGGGCAATTTCCCATTCCGACCATTTTTCTAGCCATATTTTTACTTTACCGCCGCATATACCCCGCACATCTTCTCCTGACGTACCAGTAAGATCGATTTCGATAAGCTGCTTTTCTCCTGTCTCTAGTACCTTCAAAGATCGTTCTATTACTTCTCCTTCACCCGCACCACCGCCAATTGTACCAATAATGTTACCATCACCGCATACTGCCATTTTTGCTCCAACTTCTCTCGGTGCAGAACCAATAACTTTAACGATAGTTGCCATTACTACCGATTCTCTTTGAAGAACATTTATAAGTTGTTGATAGAAACTTTGGTTATTGGTCATTAGTCTTAAATTGTTAGTGTTAATTTGATATTAAAAGCCAAAACTTATCAAAACCTTCTACTTGCTATTTGCCACTTTTTCTATTGCTTGCCATACTCGTTCGGGAATCATCGGTAATTGAGTTAGGCGTACTCCTGTAGCGTTAGCGACGGCGTTGGCGATCGCAGGTGCAGTGCAGTTGGTGCCAATTTCGCCAATACCCTTAGCACCAAAAGGACCGTAAGGATCGGCTTTTTCGATTAAGAATACATCCATTGGTGGGGCATCGGTAGCCGCAGGAATGCGATAGGTACGCAGGCAGGGATTAAGTATCTTGCCTCGTTCGTCAAAGCGCAGTTCTTCATTTAGGGCATATCCCAAGCCCATAACTATACCCCCCGTTGCCTGTCCGTGACACATACGCGGATTAATTGCTTTACCGATATCGATCGCCTCGGCGCAGCGCAAGACGGTGATTCTGCCCGTCTCTGTATCTACTTCAACTTCTACACCCATAAAGGCAAAAGTTAGAGAAGCGCGATCGCTAGTGTGTTCTAATTCTACAGCAATTAGTTCTCCTCGTTCTGCTAATTGCTGGAGAGATATATTTGCTGAGGAATTAAATACTTTATCTTCGTCTAACTCTAATTTATCTGGCTTGACTTCCATAATCTTGGCAGCGGTTTTAAGAAGTTGCGATCGCAATTTTTGAGCGGCTAAATTTACGGCTTGTCCCGAAATAAAAGCGGTAGCGGAGGCGTAAGAACCAGCATCGAATGGCGTATTGTGAGTATCGGCAGCAACTAAACTTATGTTTTCTACTGTAGTTGCCAAAACCTCTGCCGCTATCTGACGCAAGGTAGTATCCGAACCCGTACCTACATCTACAGAACCCGTTCGCAGTTCGTATTTTCCGTTAGGTAACAGGGAAATTTTGACGCTGGCTAAATGAATTTTAGCTAAACCACTGGCTTGCATAGTGGCGGCAAAGCCTACACCGCGCTTTAGATGTTTTTTTGTTTCCAGTTTCTTTCCTGACCGATCGTCTAACGCCTGAGTAACTTTAGCTATACACTCATCGAGAGCGTAACTACCGATAATATGAAAATGTTCTTCTCTGCCAATTAAAATTTCATCTTCGGCAGTAATTATATTTTTCTGGCGCAGCTTTATTGGGTCGAGATTTAATTTACTGGCAACTTCATCAAGTTGAGACTCCATTGCAAAGGTGCCTTGAGTCGCACCATAACCGCGAAACGCACCTGCGGGCATGGTATTGGTATAAACTACAGTTCCTTTATAAAATTGGTTAGCACAGCGATATAAGCCCAGGGGAAAACAACCTGTCAGAAAAGTTACCGTTTCGCCATGATTGCCATAAGCTCCCGTATTAGAAATTGCTCTCATTTCCTGAGCGACAATTGTACCGTCTTTTTTTACCCCAGTCTTAAGACAGATCTGCATTGCATGACGGCTATTGGTAGCGGTAAATTCTTCTTCTCTGGTAAATCGCCACTGGACTGGTTTACCCGTTTTTACAGTTGCTAAAACACACAAGTCTTCGGTTAGTATTTCCTGTTTGTTACCAAAGCCACCACCCAATTGTGGTTTATAAACCCTTAGCTTTTCTTTGGGAATGTCAAATAGTTCCGATAATAATCTCTGACAGTGAAATGGTACTTGTGTACTGGAACGAACTACTAAAGTTCCATCTTCGTCGAACCAGGTAATACTAACGTGGGGTTCTAAATGTACGTGCTGGACGGCTGGTAAGGTGTAGGTGTTTTCAACAATTAAATCGGCTTCGGCAAAACCTGCTTCTGTATTGCCTTTTTCTAATACTATCTCAGCAGCAATATTATGTGCCGCATCGTGAATCTGGCTCGATTCTGGTTCGTCGTGAAGGACAATATCTCCCCGCATCGCTTCAATAGGATCGATCGTGTAAGGCAAAATCTCATAATCGACTTTGATTAAATCGCAAGCTAGAGCGGCTATAGCTTCAGTTTCGGCAACTACAGCCGCCACGCGATCGCCGATAAACCTGACTTTATTATCCAATAAATAATGGTCGAAAGGATCGGGAACTGGTGCGCCGTGTCCTGCGGTACTGTATGCCCTGCGAGTAACATCTTTATGAGTAAAAACTGCTGCGACTCCCTGCATAGACTCCGCTTTAGTCGTATCGATACTGCGGATACGTGCATGGGGATGGGGCGATCGCACTACTTTAAGATGTAATAATCCTGGGGGCGACCAGTCGGCGGTGTATACTGGTTTTCCCGTAACTAAATCGGGTCCATCTTGTTTGGGAACGTCTTTTCCTACCTGTCCTTCTTTGGCGGTTATCGGTTTTACAGTGCTGTTTTTACCGCATTCGAGAACGCTCTCGATAATTGCCTGATAGCCAGTGCAGCGACAGAGGTTGCCTTCTAATTCTGCTCGTAATTCTGCTTCCGAACCACACTCTAGCTTACTGGCGGTCATAATCATCCCAGGAGTACAGTAACCACACTGAAAACCCTGCTTATCTAAAAAAGCTTGCTGCATTGGCGATAAGCTGCCATTTTCCAATCCTTCAATAGTGGTTATCTGATGGCTATCTGCCCTCATCGCAGGATAAATACAGCTATGAATGGGTTTATCGTCCAGCCACACCGTACAGCTACCGCAGTCACCCGACTCGCAAACCTGATGTACCCCTGCATATCCCAAATTACGAAGCATA from Myxosarcina sp. GI1 encodes:
- a CDS encoding molybdopterin-dependent oxidoreductase, with product MPQSLNFQVNNKNHKAKCNPGTSLLSMLRNLGYAGVHQVCESGDCGSCTVWLDDKPIHSCIYPAMRADSHQITTIEGLENGSLSPMQQAFLDKQGFQCGYCTPGMIMTASKLECGSEAELRAELEGNLCRCTGYQAIIESVLECGKNSTVKPITAKEGQVGKDVPKQDGPDLVTGKPVYTADWSPPGLLHLKVVRSPHPHARIRSIDTTKAESMQGVAAVFTHKDVTRRAYSTAGHGAPVPDPFDHYLLDNKVRFIGDRVAAVVAETEAIAALACDLIKVDYEILPYTIDPIEAMRGDIVLHDEPESSQIHDAAHNIAAEIVLEKGNTEAGFAEADLIVENTYTLPAVQHVHLEPHVSITWFDEDGTLVVRSSTQVPFHCQRLLSELFDIPKEKLRVYKPQLGGGFGNKQEILTEDLCVLATVKTGKPVQWRFTREEEFTATNSRHAMQICLKTGVKKDGTIVAQEMRAISNTGAYGNHGETVTFLTGCFPLGLYRCANQFYKGTVVYTNTMPAGAFRGYGATQGTFAMESQLDEVASKLNLDPIKLRQKNIITAEDEILIGREEHFHIIGSYALDECIAKVTQALDDRSGKKLETKKHLKRGVGFAATMQASGLAKIHLASVKISLLPNGKYELRTGSVDVGTGSDTTLRQIAAEVLATTVENISLVAADTHNTPFDAGSYASATAFISGQAVNLAAQKLRSQLLKTAAKIMEVKPDKLELDEDKVFNSSANISLQQLAERGELIAVELEHTSDRASLTFAFMGVEVEVDTETGRITVLRCAEAIDIGKAINPRMCHGQATGGIVMGLGYALNEELRFDERGKILNPCLRTYRIPAATDAPPMDVFLIEKADPYGPFGAKGIGEIGTNCTAPAIANAVANATGVRLTQLPMIPERVWQAIEKVANSK